The nucleotide window GTCATGGTATTTCCTTGCCTCTCCTGCGGGGAGCAGACTGTGTCCTGTTTCGGTTGCGGCGTCAATCGCAGGCTACCAGTGCAGCAGCCGGTATACGGTGTCGATGCCCGTCAAAAGCCGCATGGTCGGTCTGGATACCAGGTGCTCGTCCACCAGGAAGACGGTGTTGTTCAGCACGGCCTTGATGCGCGAGGCAGCCGGGCCGTTGCGGATCTTGTCCACCGAGACCTGGTTCATGGCTCCGTACTGGGCCAGGTAGAAATCGATGTCCTTGCCCCTGTCGAGCAGGCGTTCCAGGCCGTAGGCGGCAATATTGGTGTCGCGTTTCGGCCTGGCGTCGGGCGCCGCGTTCCGCCCGCCCGCGTAGTGCAGGACGAACAGGGGCATGGAGCCGGGCGAAAAGGTGGCGTGTTTGGAGTGGATGGATTCGAAAAATACCCTGGGCCGTTCCTGCTCCGGCAGGTGCGCGAGCCGTTCCTCGAAGAAGGAGAGCTTGTCCTTGAAGGTACGGACCATCCCCTCGGCATCCGTTTCCCTGCCGGTCAGCAGCCCGAGGGCGCGCCAGTACCCGTACATCTCGTCCACGGTGTTGGGTTGCAGGGAGACCACGGTGATCCCGTGTCGTTCCAGGGCCTGCCACAGGCCGGGATACCCCCTGTCGAGCATGGGGCGGATGAGTACCAGGTCCGGCTCGGCGGCCAGGAACCGCTCCACGCCGTCGCGGGCGCTGAAGGCGGTCTTTTCCATGGCGTGCGCGGGATAGTCCTCCTGGCGGGACACGCCGACGATTTCCTCGTCGAGGCCGAGCTCGAAGAGGTTTTCGCTGTGCGCCGCGTACAGGGAAATGATGCGGGTGAACGGCTTGTCGAAAGTGACGGTTCTCCCGGAGTCGTCGGTCATGGTCAGGGCCGAGGCGGTGGCAGGCAGGAGGAGTATGAGAAGAAGGGCGGAGAGAATTCGGTTCACGATGCTTCCTGTGAATAGATGATGGCCGGTCCGGCTTCGGTGTCCA belongs to Pseudodesulfovibrio portus and includes:
- a CDS encoding ABC transporter substrate-binding protein, yielding MNRILSALLLILLLPATASALTMTDDSGRTVTFDKPFTRIISLYAAHSENLFELGLDEEIVGVSRQEDYPAHAMEKTAFSARDGVERFLAAEPDLVLIRPMLDRGYPGLWQALERHGITVVSLQPNTVDEMYGYWRALGLLTGRETDAEGMVRTFKDKLSFFEERLAHLPEQERPRVFFESIHSKHATFSPGSMPLFVLHYAGGRNAAPDARPKRDTNIAAYGLERLLDRGKDIDFYLAQYGAMNQVSVDKIRNGPAASRIKAVLNNTVFLVDEHLVSRPTMRLLTGIDTVYRLLHW